The following are encoded in a window of Candidatus Electrothrix rattekaaiensis genomic DNA:
- a CDS encoding RHS repeat-associated core domain-containing protein, translating to MNGEDTLFVSCKSGKLIAEADSDGNILKEYVYLEGDIFAHFQYEVPVAPLEATVAVNEPSTKEAPEPVLADNPPVVAATSTPSDTAFLQAIYFLLLLQNKSAEGAYYYVTDHLGAPQIITDDSGSIVWQAESLAFGNVNISVADIENNLRFPGQYYDAETGLHYNWNRYYDPETGRYIAADPIGLGGGMNRAYLRVGGLSIQHRKNLRT from the coding sequence GTGAACGGAGAAGATACCCTATTTGTCTCCTGCAAGAGCGGTAAGCTCATCGCCGAGGCGGACAGCGACGGCAATATTCTGAAAGAGTACGTCTATCTGGAAGGGGATATTTTCGCCCATTTTCAGTATGAGGTGCCGGTTGCTCCGCTTGAAGCCACTGTCGCGGTCAACGAGCCGTCAACGAAGGAAGCCCCGGAGCCGGTGCTTGCGGATAATCCTCCTGTGGTGGCGGCAACATCAACGCCCTCGGATACCGCCTTTCTTCAGGCTATCTATTTCCTTCTGCTGTTGCAAAACAAGTCAGCGGAAGGAGCGTATTATTATGTGACAGATCACCTCGGTGCCCCGCAGATTATTACCGATGATTCGGGCAGCATTGTCTGGCAGGCGGAGTCTCTGGCCTTTGGCAACGTGAATATCTCTGTTGCGGATATTGAAAATAACCTCCGTTTTCCGGGGCAGTACTACGATGCGGAAACCGGGCTGCATTACAACTGGAATCGGTATTATGATCCTGAAACCGGGCGGTATATTGCCGCTGATCCGATTGGGTTGGGTGGGGGGATGAATCGGGCGTATCTACGAGTTGGGGGGCTGTCAATTCAGCATCGGAAGAACTTGAGAACTTGA